Proteins from a genomic interval of Lysobacter stagni:
- the groL gene encoding chaperonin GroEL (60 kDa chaperone family; promotes refolding of misfolded polypeptides especially under stressful conditions; forms two stacked rings of heptamers to form a barrel-shaped 14mer; ends can be capped by GroES; misfolded proteins enter the barrel where they are refolded when GroES binds) produces MAAKEIRFGEDARVKMLRGVNVLANAVKATLGPKGRNVVLEKSFGAPTITKDGVSVAKEIELADKFENMGAQMVKEVASKTSDNAGDGTTTATVLAQALIREGMKAVAAGMNPMDLKRGIDKAVHAAVDELKKISKPSSTSKEIAQVGTISANSDANIGDLIAQAMDKVGKEGVITVEDGSGLENELDVVEGMQFDRGYLSPYFINNQQSMQAELDDPFILLHDKKISNVRDLLPVLEGVAKAGKPLLIIAEEVEGEALATLVVNTIRGIVKVCAVKAPGFGDRRKAMLEDMAVLTGGTVISEEVGLQLDKATIKDLGRAKKVQVSKENTTIIDGAGEVGGIEARIKQIKAQIEETSSDYDREKLQERVAKLAGGVAVIKVGASTEIEMKEKKARVEDALHATRAAVEEGIVPGGGVALLRAKAAIADLKGANEDQNHGIQIALRAMEAPLREIVTNAGEEPSVIVNKVQEGKGSFGYNAANGEYVDMLEAGILDPTKVTRTALQNAASIAGLMITTEAMVAELPKKDEPAMPGGGMGGMGGMDF; encoded by the coding sequence ATGGCTGCCAAGGAAATCCGTTTCGGTGAGGACGCGCGCGTCAAGATGCTGCGCGGCGTCAATGTGCTCGCCAATGCCGTCAAGGCCACGCTCGGCCCGAAGGGCCGCAACGTCGTGCTCGAGAAGAGCTTCGGCGCCCCGACCATCACCAAGGACGGCGTGTCCGTCGCCAAGGAAATCGAGCTTGCAGACAAGTTCGAGAACATGGGCGCGCAGATGGTGAAGGAAGTCGCTTCCAAGACCTCCGACAACGCCGGTGACGGCACCACCACCGCCACCGTGCTGGCGCAGGCGCTGATCCGCGAAGGCATGAAGGCGGTCGCCGCCGGCATGAACCCGATGGACCTCAAGCGCGGCATCGACAAGGCCGTGCACGCCGCCGTCGACGAGCTGAAGAAGATCTCCAAGCCGTCGTCGACCTCGAAGGAAATCGCCCAGGTCGGCACGATCTCGGCCAACTCCGATGCCAACATCGGCGACCTCATCGCCCAGGCGATGGACAAGGTCGGCAAGGAAGGCGTGATCACCGTGGAAGACGGTTCGGGCCTGGAGAACGAGCTCGACGTCGTCGAGGGCATGCAGTTCGATCGCGGCTACCTGTCGCCGTACTTCATCAACAACCAGCAGTCGATGCAGGCCGAACTGGACGACCCGTTCATCCTGCTGCACGACAAGAAGATCTCCAACGTGCGTGACCTGCTGCCGGTGCTGGAAGGCGTCGCGAAGGCCGGCAAGCCGCTGCTGATCATCGCCGAGGAAGTCGAAGGCGAAGCCCTGGCGACCCTGGTGGTCAACACCATCCGCGGCATCGTGAAGGTCTGCGCCGTGAAGGCCCCGGGCTTCGGCGACCGTCGCAAGGCGATGCTGGAAGACATGGCCGTCCTGACCGGCGGCACCGTGATCTCCGAAGAGGTCGGTCTGCAGCTGGACAAGGCCACCATCAAGGACCTCGGCCGCGCCAAGAAGGTGCAGGTCTCGAAGGAGAACACCACCATCATCGACGGCGCCGGCGAAGTCGGCGGCATCGAGGCACGCATCAAGCAGATCAAGGCGCAGATCGAGGAAACCTCCTCCGACTACGACCGCGAGAAGCTGCAGGAGCGCGTGGCCAAGCTGGCCGGTGGCGTTGCCGTCATCAAGGTCGGTGCCTCGACCGAGATCGAGATGAAGGAAAAGAAGGCCCGCGTCGAAGACGCCCTGCACGCCACGCGCGCTGCGGTGGAAGAAGGCATCGTCCCGGGCGGCGGCGTCGCGCTGCTGCGCGCCAAGGCGGCCATTGCTGACCTGAAGGGTGCCAACGAAGACCAGAACCACGGCATCCAGATCGCCCTGCGCGCGATGGAAGCGCCGCTGCGCGAGATCGTGACCAACGCCGGTGAAGAGCCGTCGGTCATCGTCAACAAGGTGCAGGAAGGCAAGGGCAGCTTCGGCTACAACGCCGCCAACGGTGAGTACGTCGACATGCTCGAAGCCGGCATCCTGGACCCGACCAAGGTCACCCGCACCGCGCTGCAGAACGCCGCGTCGATCGCCGGTCTGATGATCACGACCGAGGCGATGGTTGCCGAGCTGCCGAAGAAGGACGAGCCGGCGATGCCGGGCGGCGGCATGGGCGGCATGGGTGGCATGGACTTCTAA
- the groES gene encoding co-chaperone GroES, protein MNIKPLYDRVVIKRMEEEKMSAGGIVIPDSATEKPIKGEVVAVGEGKVFDNGNVRAPKVKVGDKVLFGKYSGTEVKLDGTEFLVVKEDDIFAVLG, encoded by the coding sequence ATGAATATCAAGCCGCTCTACGACCGCGTGGTCATCAAGCGCATGGAAGAAGAAAAGATGTCCGCTGGCGGCATCGTGATCCCGGACTCGGCCACCGAGAAGCCGATCAAGGGCGAAGTCGTTGCCGTCGGCGAAGGCAAGGTCTTCGACAACGGCAACGTGCGCGCGCCGAAGGTGAAGGTCGGCGACAAGGTGCTGTTCGGCAAGTACAGCGGCACCGAGGTCAAGCTCGACGGCACCGAATTCCTGGTGGTGAAGGAAGACGACATCTTCGCCGTCCTCGGCTGA
- a CDS encoding helix-turn-helix domain-containing protein, with protein MTPQQRIRLARRHAGLSQAALGAVVGVQRSAVGHWEAARGKFPSVAHLREVALVTGVQFEWLATGRGNMSLSADTALDSVAAAEAMLVEDPLELRLLAAFREAPTRAKAPLVELAEQLAEMRTGRGRTATPGRAR; from the coding sequence ATGACCCCTCAACAACGCATTCGCCTGGCCCGCCGGCACGCGGGTTTATCGCAAGCCGCGCTGGGCGCCGTCGTCGGGGTGCAACGCAGCGCCGTCGGCCACTGGGAAGCCGCGCGCGGCAAGTTTCCGAGCGTGGCCCACCTGCGCGAGGTGGCCCTTGTCACCGGCGTGCAGTTCGAATGGCTGGCCACCGGGCGGGGCAACATGAGCCTGTCGGCCGACACCGCGCTGGATTCGGTGGCCGCCGCGGAGGCGATGCTGGTCGAGGACCCGCTGGAGCTGCGCCTGCTCGCCGCCTTCCGGGAAGCCCCGACGCGCGCCAAGGCGCCGCTGGTGGAACTGGCGGAACAACTGGCCGAGATGCGCACCGGCCGCGGCCGCACGGCCACGCCGGGTCGCGCCCGGTGA
- the cutA gene encoding divalent-cation tolerance protein CutA, with protein sequence MAATSPSPVRLVLSTCPDPQTADALARALVEERLAACVNVLPGVVSTYRWQGVIERDAEVLLLIKTTADRQDTLIARLQALHPYELPEAIAVEAVGGLAAYLAWVAEQTRDDD encoded by the coding sequence ATGGCCGCCACTTCCCCGTCGCCGGTCCGGCTGGTGCTGAGCACCTGCCCCGACCCGCAAACCGCCGACGCCCTCGCCCGTGCGCTTGTCGAAGAGCGCCTGGCGGCATGCGTCAACGTGCTGCCCGGGGTCGTCTCGACCTACCGCTGGCAGGGCGTGATCGAACGTGACGCGGAAGTGCTGCTGCTGATCAAGACCACTGCGGACCGCCAGGACACCCTGATCGCGCGGCTGCAGGCCCTGCATCCCTATGAACTGCCCGAGGCCATTGCGGTCGAAGCCGTTGGCGGCCTCGCCGCCTACCTGGCCTGGGTGGCCGAACAGACCCGAGACGATGACTGA
- the dsbD gene encoding protein-disulfide reductase DsbD: MAAVIAAGPANAAIDPDDLLPVDEAFALRAEAAGPDRIEIHWQIADGYYLYRHRIAVQADDGFAAQALQLPKGDAHEDEFFGKVETYRQSLTAVLPGEARGPQVTLKIKYQGCADAGICYPPQTRSLTVALPKAGAAGGDRPLAEFGAGRSGAPLGGGLLGSADNAEALPLPPEQAFGFEAIAGDGNTLLLRFTPAQGYYLYRDRTTLKLDAAAARAGIALGAPRWPKGVAHRDEHFGDVVVFFDQVEVPVPLVRSRADAAPLNLTAIFQGCQTDGICYPPMTRTVEIAVPAGKVGAAPEGNASGTAALPATDTSSSVSSPVATAPTAATTASDDESNLAEDSRLARALSGPNRWWALASFFGFGLLLAFTPCVLPMIPILSGLIAGHGPGLGARRAFSLSFVYVLANALVFTVAGVVAGLVGANLQVAFQTPWVIIAFALLFVVLSLSSFGLYELQLPNALRNRLGSLSDRQRSGSWVGVAVMGALSALIVGPCVAPPLAAAVLYIGQTQDPAFGGAALFLLAMGMGVPLLAFGVAAGKGLPTSGPWMVGVQRVFGFVFLGLAVWMLSRILPPPATLALWGVLLLAAAAATAVAIRAARGNGVRAVGWTMALLLGVVGAAQVVGAMAGSHDPLKPLAGLRAGGVREAELPFRKIKSLADLDREVAAAKAAGKPVMLDFYADWCVSCKEMEKYTFPEPAVQQALSGFVLLKADVTANDDDDQALMKRLGIIGPPATLYFHDGAERRELRLFGFEDAAKFAERAGRAAR, translated from the coding sequence GTGGCGGCTGTCATCGCGGCAGGGCCCGCGAATGCCGCGATCGATCCGGACGATCTGCTGCCGGTGGACGAAGCGTTCGCGCTTCGGGCCGAAGCGGCCGGACCGGACCGCATCGAGATCCATTGGCAGATCGCCGACGGTTATTACCTGTACCGACACCGCATCGCCGTGCAGGCCGACGATGGCTTCGCCGCGCAGGCGCTGCAGTTGCCCAAGGGCGACGCCCACGAGGACGAGTTCTTCGGCAAGGTCGAGACCTACCGCCAATCGCTCACCGCCGTGCTGCCGGGCGAAGCCCGTGGGCCGCAGGTCACGCTGAAGATCAAGTACCAGGGCTGCGCCGACGCGGGCATCTGCTACCCGCCGCAGACGCGCAGCCTGACGGTCGCGTTGCCGAAGGCCGGAGCGGCCGGTGGCGATCGTCCGCTCGCGGAGTTCGGTGCGGGACGCAGCGGCGCGCCGCTGGGCGGCGGCCTGCTCGGCAGCGCGGACAACGCGGAAGCGCTGCCGCTGCCACCGGAACAGGCGTTCGGATTCGAAGCGATCGCTGGCGACGGCAACACGCTGTTGCTTCGCTTCACGCCGGCGCAGGGCTATTACCTGTATCGCGACCGGACCACGCTGAAACTCGACGCGGCCGCGGCGCGCGCTGGCATCGCGCTGGGCGCGCCGCGCTGGCCGAAGGGCGTCGCCCACCGCGATGAGCACTTCGGCGATGTCGTCGTCTTCTTCGACCAGGTCGAGGTGCCGGTGCCGCTGGTTCGCTCGCGCGCCGATGCAGCGCCCCTGAACCTGACCGCCATCTTCCAGGGCTGCCAGACCGACGGCATCTGCTACCCGCCGATGACCCGCACGGTGGAGATCGCCGTGCCGGCCGGCAAGGTGGGCGCCGCACCGGAGGGCAACGCCTCCGGTACCGCCGCGCTTCCGGCTACCGACACTTCCTCCAGCGTTTCATCGCCCGTCGCGACCGCACCGACCGCGGCAACCACCGCGAGCGACGACGAGTCCAATCTCGCCGAGGACAGTCGCCTGGCGCGGGCGCTGTCGGGCCCGAACCGCTGGTGGGCGCTGGCGAGCTTCTTCGGCTTCGGCCTGCTGCTGGCATTCACGCCGTGCGTGCTGCCGATGATTCCGATCCTGTCGGGCCTCATCGCCGGTCACGGCCCGGGCCTGGGCGCGCGGCGCGCGTTCTCGCTGTCGTTCGTCTACGTGCTGGCCAACGCGCTGGTGTTCACCGTGGCCGGCGTGGTCGCCGGACTGGTCGGCGCGAACCTGCAGGTCGCCTTCCAGACGCCGTGGGTGATCATCGCCTTCGCGCTGCTGTTCGTCGTGTTGTCGTTGTCGAGCTTCGGGCTGTACGAACTGCAGCTGCCCAACGCCCTGCGCAACCGGCTCGGCTCGCTCAGCGATCGCCAGCGCAGCGGTTCATGGGTGGGCGTGGCGGTGATGGGCGCGCTGTCGGCATTGATCGTCGGGCCGTGCGTGGCGCCGCCGCTGGCGGCCGCCGTGCTGTACATCGGGCAGACGCAGGACCCGGCCTTCGGCGGTGCGGCGTTGTTCCTGCTGGCCATGGGCATGGGCGTGCCGCTGCTCGCCTTCGGCGTGGCCGCGGGCAAGGGCCTGCCCACCAGCGGTCCGTGGATGGTCGGCGTGCAGCGCGTGTTCGGCTTCGTCTTCCTGGGCCTGGCGGTGTGGATGCTCTCGCGCATCCTGCCGCCGCCGGCGACGCTGGCACTGTGGGGCGTGCTGCTGCTCGCCGCCGCGGCCGCCACCGCGGTCGCAATCCGCGCCGCGCGCGGCAACGGCGTGCGCGCGGTTGGCTGGACCATGGCGCTGCTGCTGGGCGTGGTCGGCGCGGCGCAGGTCGTCGGCGCGATGGCCGGAAGCCACGACCCGCTGAAACCGCTCGCCGGCCTGCGCGCCGGCGGCGTGCGCGAAGCCGAACTGCCGTTCCGCAAGATCAAGTCGTTGGCCGACCTGGACCGCGAGGTCGCGGCCGCGAAGGCCGCCGGCAAGCCGGTGATGCTCGATTTCTATGCCGACTGGTGCGTCTCCTGCAAGGAGATGGAGAAGTACACCTTCCCCGAGCCCGCGGTACAGCAGGCACTGTCCGGATTCGTGCTGCTCAAGGCGGACGTCACCGCCAATGACGATGACGACCAGGCGCTGATGAAACGGCTGGGCATCATCGGCCCGCCGGCGACGCTGTACTTCCACGACGGCGCCGAACGTCGCGAGCTGCGCCTGTTCGGTTTCGAAGACGCCGCCAAGTTCGCCGAACGCGCAGGGCGCGCGGCCCGCTGA
- a CDS encoding TlpA family protein disulfide reductase → MGSTGKILLVAAIAGVLGAAAGLLLNGPGPLLRTEVGQRALQSAMEASAPKPPADLPIARRGEVIPTLQLPALDGAAVKLPGAYVGRPILINLWASWCGPCIQEMPELDRFAAAQGANGTQVVGIALDDADAVHDFLKRIPVRYPILLDQAGPRDAGVQLGNPKGVLPYTVLVSADGRLLKQKIGPFEHGEIDNWVSD, encoded by the coding sequence ATGGGTTCGACCGGCAAGATCCTGCTGGTCGCGGCCATCGCCGGTGTGCTCGGCGCGGCCGCGGGCCTGTTGCTCAACGGCCCGGGCCCGCTGCTGCGGACCGAGGTCGGGCAGCGCGCGCTGCAATCGGCGATGGAGGCCTCGGCGCCGAAACCGCCTGCGGACCTGCCCATCGCCCGGCGCGGCGAGGTCATCCCGACCCTGCAGCTGCCCGCGCTCGACGGCGCCGCCGTGAAGCTTCCGGGCGCCTATGTCGGCCGGCCGATCCTGATCAACCTGTGGGCCAGCTGGTGCGGCCCCTGCATCCAGGAGATGCCTGAGCTGGACCGCTTCGCGGCCGCCCAGGGCGCGAACGGCACGCAAGTGGTCGGTATCGCGCTGGACGACGCCGACGCCGTGCACGACTTCCTGAAGCGCATTCCGGTGCGCTACCCCATCCTGCTGGACCAGGCCGGGCCACGCGACGCAGGCGTGCAACTGGGCAATCCCAAGGGCGTACTGCCCTACACGGTGCTGGTTTCGGCCGACGGACGGCTGCTGAAGCAGAAGATCGGCCCGTTCGAGCACGGCGAAATCGACAACTGGGTCTCAGATTAG
- the aroQ gene encoding type II 3-dehydroquinate dehydratase codes for MAKLLVLHGPNLNLLGTREPEVYGRTTLADIETDLRARTEAAGHDYDSLQANAEHALVDRVQAARGDGTGFIVINPAAFTHTSVALRDALAAVAIPFIEVHLSNPHRREAFRHTSYFSDLAVGVICGFGADSYRYALDAALARLAGAAAAH; via the coding sequence ATGGCGAAGCTGCTGGTCCTGCACGGCCCCAACCTGAACCTGCTCGGCACGCGCGAGCCGGAGGTCTACGGCCGCACGACCCTGGCGGACATCGAAACCGACCTGCGCGCGCGCACCGAGGCCGCCGGCCACGACTACGACAGCCTGCAGGCCAACGCCGAGCACGCGCTCGTCGACCGGGTGCAGGCCGCGCGCGGCGACGGCACGGGCTTCATCGTGATCAACCCGGCCGCCTTCACCCACACCAGCGTCGCGCTGCGCGATGCGCTGGCGGCGGTGGCCATTCCCTTCATCGAAGTCCACCTGTCCAACCCGCACCGCCGCGAAGCGTTCCGCCACACCAGCTATTTCAGCGACCTGGCCGTGGGCGTGATCTGCGGTTTCGGCGCGGACAGCTACCGCTACGCCCTCGACGCCGCGCTCGCCCGACTGGCCGGCGCCGCCGCGGCGCACTGA
- the accB gene encoding acetyl-CoA carboxylase biotin carboxyl carrier protein: protein MDLRKIKKLIDLLEESNLAEIEIKEGEESVRLARTPKGIAVAAPVVQAAPVAAAPVMPMHGPTEAASGGSPKPHADLPPGHVVRAPMVGTFYASPSPDKPAFVSVGQSVKAGDTLGIIEAMKMFNPIEADVAGTVLKVMVESGQPIEFDQPLFVIG from the coding sequence ATGGACCTGCGCAAAATCAAGAAGCTGATCGACCTGCTCGAGGAGTCGAATCTCGCCGAAATCGAGATCAAGGAAGGCGAGGAGTCGGTCCGCCTGGCCCGCACGCCGAAGGGCATCGCCGTTGCCGCGCCCGTGGTGCAGGCCGCGCCGGTTGCAGCGGCGCCGGTGATGCCGATGCACGGCCCGACCGAGGCCGCCAGCGGCGGCTCGCCCAAGCCGCATGCCGACCTTCCGCCGGGCCACGTCGTGCGCGCACCGATGGTCGGCACCTTCTACGCCTCGCCCTCGCCGGACAAGCCGGCATTCGTCAGCGTCGGCCAGTCGGTCAAGGCCGGCGACACGCTGGGCATCATCGAAGCGATGAAGATGTTCAACCCGATCGAGGCCGATGTCGCCGGCACCGTGCTCAAGGTGATGGTCGAGAGCGGTCAGCCGATCGAGTTCGACCAGCCGCTGTTCGTCATCGGGTAA
- the accC gene encoding acetyl-CoA carboxylase biotin carboxylase subunit, producing the protein MLDKVVIANRGEIALRILRACHALGIRTVAVHSTVDRNLKHVAMADESVCIGPAPSTDSYLNMAQIIAAAEVTDAQAIHPGYGFLSENADFAERVEQSGFIFIGPKADTIRLMGDKVEAIRAMKAAGVPCVPGSGGPLGDEAATNVKIAREIGYPVIVKAAGGGGGRGMRVVHTEAHLTAAIQTTKSEAKAAFGNDMVYMEKFLENPRHVEIQVLADGQGNAIHLGERDCSMQRRHQKVVEEAPAPGITVEQRAEIGKVCVEACLRIGYRGAGTFEFLYENGRFYFIEMNTRIQVEHPVTEMVTGIDLVREQLNIAAGHKLSIKQSDIVLEGHAIECRINAEDPETFMPFPGLIQHFHAPGGPGVRVDSHIYEGYRVPPNYDSMIGKLIVHGPDRETAIARMRVALSEMVVDGIKTNVPLQQRIMSDAGFQQGGMNIHYLEKRLKEQKEKALSIV; encoded by the coding sequence ATGCTCGACAAAGTTGTCATTGCCAACCGCGGTGAGATCGCGCTGCGCATCCTGCGCGCGTGCCACGCGCTGGGCATCCGCACGGTCGCGGTGCATTCCACCGTCGACCGCAACCTCAAACACGTCGCCATGGCCGACGAGTCGGTCTGCATCGGCCCGGCACCGTCCACCGACAGTTACCTCAACATGGCGCAGATCATCGCCGCCGCCGAGGTCACCGACGCGCAGGCCATCCACCCCGGCTACGGCTTCCTCTCCGAGAACGCCGACTTCGCCGAACGCGTGGAGCAGTCCGGTTTCATCTTCATCGGTCCCAAGGCCGACACCATTCGCCTGATGGGCGACAAGGTCGAGGCGATCCGCGCCATGAAAGCCGCCGGCGTACCGTGCGTGCCCGGCAGCGGCGGCCCGCTGGGCGACGAGGCGGCCACCAACGTCAAGATCGCGCGCGAGATCGGCTATCCGGTCATCGTGAAGGCGGCTGGCGGCGGCGGCGGTCGCGGCATGCGCGTGGTGCATACCGAGGCCCACCTGACCGCGGCCATCCAGACCACCAAGTCCGAAGCCAAGGCCGCGTTCGGCAACGACATGGTCTACATGGAGAAGTTCCTGGAGAACCCGCGCCACGTGGAGATCCAGGTGCTCGCCGACGGTCAGGGCAACGCGATCCACCTGGGTGAGCGCGACTGCTCGATGCAGCGCCGCCACCAGAAGGTGGTCGAGGAAGCACCGGCACCGGGCATCACGGTCGAGCAGCGCGCCGAGATCGGCAAGGTGTGCGTGGAGGCCTGTCTGCGCATCGGCTACCGCGGCGCCGGCACGTTCGAGTTCCTCTACGAGAACGGCCGCTTCTACTTCATCGAGATGAACACCCGCATCCAGGTGGAACACCCGGTCACCGAGATGGTCACCGGCATCGACCTGGTGCGCGAACAGCTCAACATCGCCGCCGGCCACAAGCTGTCGATCAAGCAGAGCGACATCGTGCTGGAAGGCCACGCCATCGAGTGCCGCATCAACGCGGAAGACCCGGAGACGTTCATGCCGTTCCCGGGCCTGATCCAGCACTTCCATGCGCCGGGCGGCCCCGGCGTGCGCGTGGACAGCCACATCTACGAAGGCTATCGCGTGCCGCCGAACTACGACTCGATGATCGGCAAGCTGATCGTGCACGGCCCCGACCGCGAGACGGCCATCGCGCGCATGCGCGTGGCGTTGTCGGAGATGGTCGTGGACGGCATCAAGACCAACGTGCCGCTGCAGCAGCGCATCATGTCCGACGCCGGCTTCCAGCAGGGTGGAATGAACATCCACTACCTGGAAAAGCGCCTGAAGGAACAGAAAGAAAAGGCGCTGTCGATCGTCTGA
- a CDS encoding energy transducer TonB, with amino-acid sequence MKSRLLLALVLGLASSQAIGAKARTASDWLQVEMAGPSSALVGRVYREQLLAWYRDSGTMDEAELKTLPEAEYFAFRPDLTRFAIDRGDMAGQWTFSAPQTGQWPDSAVQIVDRSDTINYRILVRIYCDPAQAACRKLRDDTAAMAPPEPPTHPDTVSYAAWRALVEKEACTPGPKAMPAPPYPVSMARAGEGGRVQLQLLVNACGEVRAVRLSESSGYPLLDQSAITTAWRWRTQSERQPSGATVKVPVDFVPPPEAVQAHRTERPGR; translated from the coding sequence ATGAAGTCGCGTCTGCTGCTTGCCCTCGTTCTGGGCCTGGCGTCGTCGCAGGCCATCGGCGCGAAAGCGCGCACCGCCAGCGACTGGCTGCAGGTGGAGATGGCCGGCCCCTCGTCCGCCCTCGTCGGCAGGGTGTATCGCGAGCAGTTGCTGGCCTGGTACCGCGACAGCGGCACGATGGACGAGGCCGAACTCAAGACGTTGCCGGAGGCGGAGTACTTCGCCTTCCGGCCCGATCTCACCCGCTTCGCCATCGATCGCGGCGACATGGCCGGGCAATGGACATTCTCGGCGCCGCAGACGGGCCAGTGGCCCGACAGCGCGGTCCAGATCGTCGACCGATCCGACACGATCAACTACCGCATCCTCGTCCGCATCTACTGCGATCCCGCGCAGGCGGCATGCCGCAAGCTGCGCGATGACACCGCGGCGATGGCCCCGCCGGAACCGCCCACGCATCCGGACACGGTGAGCTACGCGGCATGGCGTGCGCTGGTGGAGAAGGAAGCCTGCACGCCGGGGCCGAAGGCCATGCCTGCCCCGCCCTATCCCGTTTCGATGGCGCGTGCCGGCGAAGGCGGGCGTGTGCAACTGCAACTGCTGGTCAATGCCTGCGGCGAGGTCCGCGCAGTGCGACTGAGCGAGTCCTCCGGCTATCCGTTGCTGGACCAGTCGGCGATCACCACCGCGTGGCGTTGGCGCACCCAGTCCGAACGCCAGCCGTCGGGTGCGACGGTCAAGGTGCCGGTGGACTTCGTGCCTCCGCCGGAAGCGGTGCAGGCACACCGGACCGAACGTCCCGGCCGCTGA
- the prmA gene encoding 50S ribosomal protein L11 methyltransferase, which produces MPFLELTLPCTEAQQTRYERALEDVGALAVTLADAHADAPDEQAIFEPGVGEMPLWNELTLTALFEEGTPPELLLHALSAIDEGLDWSRASFRDVADQDWERAWMDQYEPLQFGRRTWIVPWNHELPPGADAPDAAVVRLDPGLAFGSGTHPTTALCLQWLDTLADEGLLQGKRVLDFGCGSGILALAALKLGAAQAIGVDNDPQALLATADNAERNGVADRLVAHAPEAEPADTYPVVVANILASALVSLADTLAARVAPGGRIAMSGILAGQEDEVIARYAKDFESLQADRQEDWMRVTGVRRP; this is translated from the coding sequence ATGCCGTTCCTCGAACTCACCCTGCCCTGCACGGAAGCCCAGCAGACGCGCTATGAGCGCGCGCTGGAGGACGTCGGCGCGCTCGCGGTCACCCTGGCCGACGCTCATGCCGACGCGCCCGACGAACAGGCCATCTTCGAACCCGGTGTCGGTGAGATGCCGTTGTGGAACGAACTGACCCTGACCGCCCTGTTCGAGGAAGGCACGCCGCCGGAACTGCTGTTGCATGCCCTGAGCGCGATCGACGAAGGCCTGGACTGGTCGCGCGCGAGTTTCCGCGACGTGGCCGACCAGGACTGGGAACGCGCGTGGATGGATCAGTACGAACCGCTGCAGTTCGGTCGCCGTACCTGGATCGTGCCGTGGAACCATGAGCTGCCGCCCGGAGCGGATGCGCCCGACGCGGCCGTGGTGCGACTGGACCCGGGTCTGGCGTTCGGCTCCGGCACGCACCCCACCACCGCCCTGTGCCTGCAGTGGCTGGACACGCTGGCCGATGAAGGCCTGCTGCAAGGCAAGCGCGTGCTCGACTTCGGTTGCGGCTCGGGCATCCTCGCACTGGCTGCATTGAAACTGGGCGCGGCGCAGGCCATCGGCGTGGACAACGATCCGCAGGCGCTGCTCGCCACCGCCGACAACGCCGAACGCAACGGCGTGGCCGATCGCCTGGTGGCCCACGCGCCGGAAGCGGAGCCGGCCGACACCTATCCGGTCGTGGTCGCCAACATCCTGGCGTCCGCGCTGGTGTCGCTGGCCGACACGCTTGCCGCCCGGGTCGCGCCGGGTGGCCGCATCGCCATGTCGGGCATCCTCGCCGGCCAGGAGGACGAGGTCATCGCGCGTTACGCGAAGGACTTCGAATCGCTGCAGGCCGACCGCCAGGAAGACTGGATGCGTGTCACAGGCGTGCGTCGCCCCTGA